The following are encoded in a window of Fretibacter rubidus genomic DNA:
- a CDS encoding BolA family protein, whose product MGTIGTSIKEKLTKAFNPSQLDVIDESAKHAHHRGAHEHAAQMQEMGRGSAESHFHVVIVSEAFDGMSRLAKHRAVLEVLEAEIKQIHAFSLDASVG is encoded by the coding sequence ATGGGCACTATCGGCACATCAATCAAGGAAAAACTGACAAAAGCGTTCAATCCGTCGCAGTTAGACGTCATAGACGAAAGCGCCAAGCACGCACACCACCGCGGCGCCCATGAACATGCCGCCCAGATGCAAGAAATGGGGCGGGGTAGCGCAGAAAGCCATTTTCATGTGGTCATCGTGTCAGAGGCCTTTGACGGCATGAGCCGTCTGGCCAAGCACCGCGCTGTGCTAGAGGTCCTAGAGGCAGAGATAAAACAGATACACGCCTTTAGCTTGGACGCGAGCGTGGGGTAG
- a CDS encoding thiamine phosphate synthase: MGRDYQDWGQSESALLRIAAQIHTERHRPTRLSPLVIMSDPDVHDDVLDLARNTPRGAAIIYRHFGADDKVDVAHALRQITFARDQQLLIGDDPALAIACGADGVHFRRDGDVDAPTLWRARCPDWLITMAGIKDDYVDYGGDVSVLDGLMVSSIFHSESKSAGKPIGIDRLLSITAVLPAPIYALGGVNERTIEALTGTGISGVAGRFMF; the protein is encoded by the coding sequence ATGGGCCGTGATTACCAAGATTGGGGGCAAAGTGAAAGCGCGCTTTTACGGATTGCCGCGCAAATTCATACGGAACGCCACCGTCCAACACGGCTTAGCCCGCTGGTCATTATGAGCGACCCTGATGTGCATGACGATGTGCTAGATCTAGCACGAAATACCCCACGCGGCGCGGCGATTATCTACCGCCATTTCGGCGCAGATGACAAAGTGGATGTAGCCCATGCGCTGCGTCAAATCACCTTTGCGCGCGACCAACAACTGCTTATTGGGGATGACCCGGCACTTGCCATTGCCTGCGGTGCGGACGGCGTCCATTTTCGCCGCGATGGGGACGTGGACGCCCCCACACTTTGGCGGGCCCGCTGCCCTGATTGGCTTATCACCATGGCGGGTATTAAGGATGATTATGTCGATTACGGCGGCGATGTATCCGTCCTTGACGGCCTCATGGTCAGCAGTATTTTTCACAGCGAAAGCAAAAGCGCGGGCAAACCCATCGGCATTGATCGCCTGCTCTCCATCACAGCCGTCCTGCCCGCCCCAATATACGCGCTGGGCGGCGTCAATGAACGAACGATAGAGGCACTAACGGGGACAGGCATATCAGGCGTCGCGGGACGGTTTATGTTTTAG
- a CDS encoding calcium-binding protein, whose protein sequence is MYYLDRFDDRFTVFTNFELPVYETQRDTLGISFTENYMALGLSEVSVLGDDAFRYKRTDLVIRAEEDDDYAGDTSTTGVLMLDGDSITVRNDFSRDKDWLAIDLTAGDFVNLKVEGLYPQMTIVDEDGNIIYYSYRSDDETTKSMDFFAEETGRYYIEVFSGVTTADTEIIVSATTSDTDHASNRTTRSVVDIDGAQVAGQLTADFDVDFIAVNIDAPTTLEFTLTANTNDPYIHIFLDNGTPAIQILALTDENGEQPDFGSVGTYQVFLGTVGRYLFQIGTGSPVDTIASNPIDYTLSVTEVDNTDVEIAGGTDTTAVINLDGQRQSSVIETATDSDWFRIDATAGQEVTLLLESNESLSVILRDANGNELLSSSTGLFLAQVDVTATYYIDIQMNGNFTNPIGYTISAGVGATAPLGFGDRVGNNKDASTPFDISGDAIHGRIDYGEDQDWYEISVNAGDNVVFDIFALDELFIKLVLFDSAGTFITRSFNDGQNQQINWNFDASGTYYIVVDGFIDPGNYTLSAEVINANDDYAGDAATAGVIEIDGDGVSVVGDFENDQDWLAVDLTAGQVVSFLAEAVMVLYDSDGVSVVPAAANSGPVPSPISGRLDYIVDISGRYYIGVSVPLGETISVRAVTPDDDYASDINTVGMLNLDGVDVTSRNDYMGDSDWFSFTAEAGQFVSFSADASFTAFSFYDSQGNQIGRTVSSANSFLAETTGQYFVGVEYVDNFNPPDNFVFRGAVIEDDYTADQTTTGRVEIGGNATQAQINYGGDVDWFRIDAEAGQSLTFNMSSASPSLRVALLQSNGQEIGRAGVSEYIVDFGASGVYYLSVFLSQAATFSTAINYSLSATLNETTPTLDGDNGNNTLQGTDSDDVINGQGGDDVMNGGAGDDALTGGAGADQFVFGRNGGTDTVRDFTLGEDLIVLDYGPYLQWSDITENMTDFGTYVVIDMGGGTRIQIDGVGADDLSLDNFVFGYNDPDGTGPFLPGRYFPTLPDKYSSGQKDVPVIDVVSRELPADWDYDGNPLSKSDAVHDVYFDIDGFIL, encoded by the coding sequence ATGTATTATTTAGACCGTTTTGATGATCGTTTCACGGTCTTTACAAATTTTGAGTTGCCCGTTTATGAGACGCAAAGAGATACTTTAGGTATTTCTTTTACCGAAAATTATATGGCCCTAGGGTTATCAGAAGTGTCTGTCTTGGGCGATGATGCTTTCCGATATAAACGAACCGACCTTGTCATTCGCGCAGAGGAAGATGACGATTACGCGGGCGATACTTCAACAACGGGTGTCCTTATGTTGGATGGAGACTCGATTACTGTTCGCAATGATTTCTCTCGCGATAAAGATTGGCTTGCAATTGATTTAACGGCGGGTGACTTCGTCAATCTTAAGGTCGAAGGGTTATACCCTCAAATGACAATTGTCGATGAGGACGGGAATATAATTTATTATTCTTATCGATCGGATGACGAAACCACGAAAAGCATGGATTTCTTTGCCGAGGAAACAGGACGATATTACATAGAGGTTTTTTCTGGAGTCACTACAGCTGATACTGAAATTATAGTTTCGGCCACAACGTCAGACACGGATCATGCCTCCAACCGAACGACACGGTCGGTTGTTGACATAGATGGGGCACAAGTTGCTGGGCAACTAACGGCTGATTTTGATGTCGATTTTATCGCAGTGAACATCGACGCGCCGACAACGCTTGAGTTTACCTTAACGGCCAATACAAATGATCCTTATATTCATATATTTTTGGATAACGGAACGCCAGCAATACAAATATTGGCCCTCACGGATGAAAATGGTGAGCAACCAGACTTTGGGTCTGTCGGCACATATCAAGTCTTTCTCGGGACTGTTGGGCGTTACTTATTCCAAATTGGAACGGGCTCGCCCGTGGACACCATCGCGTCAAATCCTATTGACTATACACTGTCTGTCACAGAAGTCGATAATACGGATGTAGAGATTGCGGGAGGCACAGACACGACCGCCGTGATTAATCTTGATGGTCAAAGACAAAGCAGTGTCATTGAAACGGCAACTGATAGCGATTGGTTTCGGATTGATGCCACGGCAGGTCAAGAGGTCACCCTCTTGCTTGAAAGTAATGAAAGCCTATCCGTGATTTTGCGTGATGCCAATGGCAATGAGCTACTCAGCAGTTCAACGGGTTTGTTTTTGGCGCAGGTCGACGTAACCGCGACCTATTATATTGATATCCAAATGAATGGAAATTTCACCAATCCCATTGGTTACACTATATCTGCGGGTGTCGGTGCAACGGCCCCGCTCGGCTTCGGCGACCGTGTCGGCAATAACAAAGATGCCTCCACGCCATTTGATATATCGGGTGATGCAATTCATGGCAGAATTGACTACGGCGAAGACCAGGACTGGTACGAAATTAGTGTAAACGCCGGAGACAATGTTGTTTTTGATATATTTGCCCTCGACGAACTTTTCATAAAGTTGGTTCTCTTCGATAGCGCAGGTACATTTATCACGCGTAGCTTTAACGATGGGCAAAATCAGCAAATCAATTGGAATTTTGACGCGTCAGGCACATATTATATTGTCGTTGATGGATTTATAGATCCTGGTAATTACACTCTGTCGGCTGAAGTCATTAACGCCAATGATGATTATGCGGGTGACGCTGCCACTGCTGGTGTAATTGAGATTGATGGCGACGGGGTTTCTGTTGTTGGTGATTTCGAAAATGACCAAGACTGGCTCGCGGTTGATTTAACAGCAGGGCAAGTCGTCTCGTTCCTCGCTGAAGCGGTCATGGTGCTTTATGATTCTGATGGCGTTTCTGTCGTTCCGGCGGCGGCTAATTCTGGCCCGGTTCCGTCTCCAATCTCTGGGCGATTAGATTACATCGTGGATATCTCGGGGCGATATTACATTGGCGTCTCTGTACCTTTGGGCGAAACAATTTCGGTGCGTGCCGTTACCCCAGACGATGATTACGCTAGCGATATCAACACAGTTGGGATGCTTAATCTTGACGGCGTAGATGTGACCAGCCGCAATGATTACATGGGTGATAGCGATTGGTTTTCCTTTACCGCAGAGGCAGGGCAATTCGTGTCATTTAGCGCAGATGCTTCTTTCACAGCCTTTAGCTTTTACGATTCGCAGGGAAACCAAATCGGACGTACAGTCTCATCGGCAAATAGTTTTCTTGCGGAAACAACGGGCCAGTATTTCGTTGGCGTTGAGTATGTCGATAACTTTAATCCGCCCGATAATTTCGTTTTCCGTGGGGCCGTGATTGAAGATGACTACACTGCAGATCAAACAACCACGGGCCGCGTTGAAATTGGCGGCAACGCCACACAGGCTCAAATTAATTATGGCGGCGATGTTGATTGGTTTCGAATTGACGCCGAAGCGGGCCAAAGCCTCACCTTTAATATGTCCAGCGCGAGTCCGAGCTTACGCGTAGCGCTTTTGCAGTCTAACGGTCAAGAAATTGGTCGCGCGGGTGTTAGTGAATATATTGTCGATTTTGGTGCATCCGGCGTTTATTATCTCTCTGTTTTCTTGTCTCAGGCCGCTACTTTTAGTACTGCGATTAATTACAGTTTATCAGCCACGCTCAACGAGACCACTCCCACGCTTGATGGCGATAACGGCAATAACACCCTCCAAGGTACGGATAGTGATGACGTGATAAACGGCCAAGGCGGGGATGATGTTATGAACGGGGGTGCAGGAGACGATGCGCTAACGGGTGGGGCAGGGGCCGATCAATTTGTCTTTGGCCGTAACGGCGGCACAGATACGGTGCGCGATTTCACCCTTGGCGAGGATCTTATCGTTTTGGATTACGGCCCTTATTTGCAGTGGTCTGATATCACAGAGAATATGACCGATTTTGGGACCTATGTTGTGATTGATATGGGCGGCGGTACGCGCATACAAATTGACGGCGTGGGCGCGGATGATTTGTCGCTTGATAATTTTGTCTTTGGCTATAACGACCCTGACGGTACGGGCCCGTTTTTGCCAGGTCGTTATTTCCCGACTTTGCCCGATAAATACAGCTCTGGCCAAAAAGACGTGCCTGTCATTGATGTGGTCTCGCGCGAGCTGCCCGCCGATTGGGACTATGACGGCAACCCGTTGTCCAAATCAGACGCTGTGCACGATGTCTATTTCGATATCGACGGCTTTATTCTTTAG
- a CDS encoding HlyC/CorC family transporter, protein MIETLMAPDVLARFAFVGFLLCCSGFFSGSETALTAASRARMHAAERDGDKRAVLVTKLLNSRERLLGGILLGNNFVNILATSIMTATLLEVVGAAGMVYATVITTALILIFAEVLPKTYAISQPDKMATKVALPISWVVKLLAPIVTVVQIIVNATLRVFGVDSEASAWSAADEIRGAVDLHHQEGGVAKRARDQIIGVLELGELTVEEVMIHRKNLYMVDVNAAPDVIMKEVLSSGHTRLPVYDGDQDNVIGILHVKDILKHLSRGGADTSSLNIKRLAREAWFVPETTSVVRQLRAFQQKREHFALVVDEYGALMGVITLEDILEEIVGDIQDEYDEQIEGLERQKDGGVIVMGEIAIRDVNRTMDWGLPDEEAVSLAGLVIHEARTIPDEGQTFSFYGYRFEILERERNQIKRLRVTKTFEPDQRSGQPI, encoded by the coding sequence ATGATAGAGACCTTAATGGCTCCTGATGTCTTGGCCCGATTTGCTTTTGTGGGTTTCTTGCTGTGTTGTTCTGGCTTTTTTTCTGGATCTGAAACGGCGCTAACGGCGGCGTCTCGCGCACGGATGCATGCGGCCGAGCGCGACGGCGACAAGCGGGCCGTGCTGGTAACGAAACTCCTTAATTCGCGTGAACGCCTTTTGGGCGGGATTTTGCTTGGCAATAACTTTGTCAATATCTTGGCCACATCTATTATGACGGCGACATTGCTGGAGGTCGTGGGCGCGGCAGGCATGGTCTACGCCACTGTGATTACGACAGCGCTTATTTTAATCTTTGCCGAAGTTTTGCCCAAAACCTATGCCATTTCACAACCCGATAAAATGGCGACAAAAGTAGCGCTGCCGATCAGCTGGGTTGTTAAATTACTCGCCCCAATTGTCACAGTTGTGCAAATTATCGTTAATGCAACGCTCCGCGTCTTTGGTGTGGATAGCGAGGCCAGCGCCTGGTCAGCGGCGGATGAAATTCGGGGCGCGGTTGATTTGCATCACCAAGAAGGCGGCGTGGCCAAACGCGCCCGTGACCAAATTATTGGCGTGTTGGAGCTTGGCGAATTAACTGTCGAAGAAGTCATGATCCACCGTAAAAATCTTTATATGGTTGATGTTAACGCAGCGCCCGACGTGATTATGAAAGAGGTTCTAAGCAGTGGCCACACGCGTCTACCCGTCTATGACGGCGACCAAGATAATGTCATTGGCATTTTACATGTCAAAGATATCCTAAAGCATCTGTCGCGCGGCGGGGCCGATACCAGCAGTCTTAATATTAAGCGTCTGGCCCGCGAAGCATGGTTTGTACCGGAGACGACATCGGTTGTACGGCAGCTCCGCGCCTTTCAACAAAAGCGTGAACATTTCGCACTTGTCGTTGATGAATACGGCGCGTTGATGGGCGTCATCACACTGGAAGATATTTTGGAAGAAATCGTCGGCGATATCCAAGATGAGTATGACGAGCAGATTGAAGGGCTAGAGCGGCAAAAAGACGGCGGCGTTATTGTCATGGGGGAAATTGCCATTCGCGATGTGAACCGCACGATGGATTGGGGCCTGCCCGATGAGGAAGCGGTCAGTCTGGCCGGGCTGGTCATCCATGAGGCCCGTACGATCCCTGATGAGGGGCAGACATTTTCATTTTACGGCTACCGTTTTGAGATTTTAGAACGTGAGCGTAACCAGATTAAACGCCTGCGCGTAACAAAAACATTTGAGCCAGACCAACGCAGCGGACAGCCAATATGA
- a CDS encoding J domain-containing protein: MASRPKIKRSPLDLRINPPKDELPPEEKQCDWAGCTRLGGCKAPKSPDRLREYHNFCQAHAREYNKNWNFFSGMSDEDISEWQVGARHGHRPTWDVKKNTGERAKANKKRKTGNTAATAEGYNIFGDGGDEGMAVQPRRRLSKLQMQALTDMGLDETATKDDVRKRYTQLVKQLHPDANKGDRSTEESFARVVKANKVLKTTGLG; the protein is encoded by the coding sequence ATGGCCAGCCGTCCCAAAATTAAACGCTCCCCGCTCGATTTACGCATTAATCCGCCCAAGGATGAATTGCCGCCAGAGGAGAAACAATGTGATTGGGCGGGCTGCACACGGCTCGGTGGTTGCAAAGCCCCCAAAAGCCCAGACCGCTTGCGCGAATATCACAATTTCTGCCAAGCCCATGCGCGCGAATATAATAAAAATTGGAACTTCTTTTCTGGTATGTCAGATGAAGATATATCCGAATGGCAAGTCGGCGCCCGTCACGGTCACCGCCCCACGTGGGACGTGAAGAAAAACACAGGCGAACGCGCAAAAGCCAATAAGAAACGCAAAACAGGCAACACCGCCGCAACCGCCGAAGGCTATAATATCTTTGGCGACGGCGGCGACGAAGGCATGGCCGTACAGCCGCGCCGCCGTCTGTCGAAATTGCAAATGCAGGCGCTGACCGATATGGGGCTGGACGAAACTGCGACCAAAGACGATGTGCGCAAGCGCTACACACAGCTGGTGAAGCAACTTCACCCTGACGCCAATAAAGGTGACCGCAGTACCGAAGAAAGCTTCGCCCGCGTTGTAAAAGCCAATAAAGTTCTAAAAACGACGGGGCTTGGCTAG
- the cobS gene encoding cobaltochelatase subunit CobS — MDASMSDPFPILAPDTTVSAREIFKVDFDMDVPAFSKRSEYVPEIDDAYIFDDLTTQAICAGFAYNRRVMVQGYHGTGKSTHIEQVAARLNWPLVRINLDSHVSRIDLIGKDAIVLKDGKQITEFREGLLPWALQNPVALTFDEYDAGRPDVMFVIQRVLEAQGRLTLLDQNKVITPNNAFRLFATTNTVGLGDTTGLYHGTQQINQGQMDRWSIVTQLNYLSHDEEEAIVLAKSPSYDNEQGKATLASMVRVADMTRNAFMAGDISTVMSPRTVMNWAENARIFGGDIAQAFRLTFLNKCDELERPVIAEFYQRAFGVELPESSASVMVA; from the coding sequence ATGGACGCATCTATGTCTGATCCCTTTCCCATTTTGGCCCCCGATACAACGGTTAGCGCACGCGAGATTTTTAAGGTCGACTTCGATATGGATGTTCCCGCCTTTTCCAAGCGGTCGGAATATGTGCCAGAAATTGATGACGCCTATATTTTTGATGACCTGACCACCCAAGCCATCTGTGCAGGCTTTGCCTATAATCGCCGCGTCATGGTCCAAGGCTATCACGGCACGGGTAAATCCACCCATATTGAGCAAGTGGCGGCGCGGCTAAACTGGCCGCTTGTTCGCATTAACTTGGACAGTCATGTCTCCCGAATTGATCTGATTGGTAAAGACGCCATTGTCCTGAAAGACGGCAAGCAAATCACAGAGTTCCGCGAAGGGCTGCTGCCTTGGGCGCTGCAAAATCCTGTGGCGCTGACCTTTGATGAATATGATGCGGGTCGCCCGGATGTGATGTTCGTTATCCAGCGCGTGTTAGAAGCGCAGGGTCGTCTGACATTGCTTGACCAAAACAAAGTGATAACGCCCAATAATGCGTTTCGCCTCTTTGCGACGACCAACACCGTTGGCCTTGGCGATACGACAGGGCTTTATCACGGCACGCAACAAATTAACCAAGGTCAAATGGACCGCTGGTCTATTGTCACACAGCTTAATTATCTGTCCCATGATGAGGAAGAAGCCATCGTGCTCGCTAAATCACCCAGCTATGATAATGAGCAGGGCAAAGCGACGCTGGCCTCTATGGTGCGGGTCGCCGATATGACGCGGAACGCTTTCATGGCCGGTGATATTTCCACCGTCATGTCCCCCCGCACAGTGATGAATTGGGCCGAGAACGCCCGGATTTTTGGCGGTGATATCGCGCAAGCCTTTCGCCTAACCTTCCTCAATAAATGCGACGAACTAGAGCGCCCCGTCATCGCCGAGTTTTATCAGCGCGCCTTTGGCGTTGAATTGCCAGAGAGTTCGGCGAGCGTGATGGTAGCGTAG
- the cobT gene encoding cobaltochelatase subunit CobT, which translates to MTTQTPIDTFKRSLASATKAISGEPDLEVSFGGDVAGIVREQVMLPSLPPHPKPEVIAKARGEADQLALRLALHDKDTHSANQPSAGPARAIFEALENARVDTLGGLHLEGVRDNLDAALNARALRRNFDKTDLPKDDSTMAEAMGLFAREAMTGRPLPESCDGIMSVWRDTLVEVGGDKFKKLLETIGDQDAFGRQVKDLLRDFELGDDMSDPSEEEDQDGESSENEQEQQDQQDEQQSDDQPGQTEVSEADAQEDDSAEPQDMVDADEIDGESDADDQQPNNNPNQAPIPNAPPAYQIYTTTHDEVIKAEELCEIEELDRLRGYLDGHMAGLSAVIARLANRLQRRLLAQQQRSWTFDLEEGQLDTARLTRVVIDPMSALTFKEEKETDFRDTVVTILIDNSGSMRGRPIMVAAVCADIMARTLERCGVKAEILGFTTKAWKGGRSFQDWLAAGKPQKPGRLNDLRHIVYKAADMPWRRAKRNLGLMMREGLLKENIDGEALEWAYRRLMARPEQRRIMMVISDGAPVDDATQSQNRTGLLEGHLRMVIDKIENRSDVELVAIGIGHDVTRWYKRAVTIMDVEQLGGAMTEKLAELFDSK; encoded by the coding sequence TTGACCACACAAACCCCCATCGACACCTTTAAACGATCGCTCGCCTCTGCGACGAAAGCAATTTCGGGTGAGCCGGACTTGGAGGTGTCCTTTGGCGGTGATGTTGCGGGTATTGTGCGCGAACAAGTCATGCTACCCAGCCTGCCGCCGCATCCCAAGCCAGAGGTTATTGCCAAAGCGCGCGGCGAGGCAGATCAACTCGCACTGCGCCTTGCGCTGCATGATAAAGATACCCACAGCGCCAATCAGCCAAGCGCTGGGCCAGCGCGTGCGATATTTGAAGCGCTTGAAAATGCGCGGGTGGATACGCTCGGTGGGCTACATTTGGAAGGCGTTCGCGATAATCTGGATGCGGCCCTTAATGCGCGCGCGCTACGCCGTAATTTCGATAAAACCGACCTCCCCAAAGATGACAGCACAATGGCCGAAGCCATGGGCCTTTTCGCGCGCGAAGCCATGACGGGCCGCCCCCTGCCCGAAAGCTGCGACGGGATTATGTCGGTGTGGCGTGACACTTTAGTCGAGGTAGGCGGGGATAAGTTTAAAAAGCTGTTAGAGACCATTGGCGACCAAGACGCCTTTGGCCGCCAAGTCAAAGATCTTTTGCGTGATTTTGAATTGGGTGACGACATGTCAGACCCCAGCGAGGAAGAGGACCAAGACGGCGAGTCCTCTGAGAACGAGCAAGAGCAGCAAGACCAACAGGACGAGCAGCAATCGGATGACCAACCTGGCCAAACGGAAGTGTCAGAGGCCGACGCCCAAGAAGACGACAGTGCAGAGCCACAAGACATGGTCGATGCCGACGAAATTGACGGCGAATCTGACGCCGATGATCAGCAACCCAATAATAATCCCAACCAAGCCCCCATACCCAACGCGCCGCCTGCTTATCAAATTTACACAACCACCCATGACGAGGTCATCAAAGCCGAAGAATTGTGTGAAATAGAAGAGCTTGACCGCCTGCGCGGTTATCTGGATGGCCATATGGCGGGGCTATCCGCTGTCATTGCGCGACTGGCCAACCGCTTACAACGGCGGCTACTCGCGCAGCAACAGCGCAGTTGGACCTTTGATTTGGAAGAAGGCCAGCTTGATACGGCGCGGCTAACGCGGGTTGTTATTGACCCCATGTCGGCCCTGACCTTCAAGGAAGAAAAAGAAACGGATTTCCGTGACACAGTCGTAACAATACTGATTGATAATTCAGGCTCTATGCGTGGACGGCCGATCATGGTCGCCGCGGTCTGCGCCGATATTATGGCGCGCACATTGGAACGCTGCGGCGTTAAAGCCGAGATTTTAGGCTTTACGACCAAGGCGTGGAAAGGTGGACGGTCGTTCCAAGATTGGCTGGCGGCGGGAAAACCGCAAAAGCCTGGGCGGCTCAATGACCTACGCCATATCGTTTATAAAGCTGCCGATATGCCGTGGCGACGGGCAAAACGGAACCTAGGCCTGATGATGCGTGAAGGCCTATTAAAAGAGAATATCGACGGCGAAGCGCTGGAATGGGCGTATCGCCGGCTGATGGCGCGGCCCGAACAACGCCGTATCATGATGGTCATTTCCGACGGCGCCCCTGTTGATGATGCCACCCAAAGCCAAAACCGCACGGGCCTGCTCGAAGGGCACCTCCGCATGGTCATCGATAAAATCGAGAACCGTTCCGACGTCGAGCTTGTCGCCATAGGCATCGGCCACGACGTCACCCGCTGGTATAAACGCGCCGTCACCATCATGGACGTCGAACAACTTGGCGGAGCCATGACAGAGAAGCTCGCGGAATTGTTTGATAGTAAGTAG
- a CDS encoding amidohydrolase yields MNMKSTLFKSASLLGALCLAISGCSQTKPANNDAETTVYFNANIITQNPDMPRADYMAVSQGKITAIGLGDDVDITEPLLGAANRLDMNGATVTPGFIDSHVHVRELGLDAVKADLVGVKNVEDIVARLKAYAPNPTPGQWIIGQGWDEGYFGSVGYPDRAALDAAFPDNPVGLESLHGFAGFYNGAALAVAGIDVNSPDPEVGTILRRENGEPTGVMLTLAQGLVNQHKPKRTQAQLEEAIKAGLLKMGRAGVTSVHEAGMAADDVDAFLTLAERGELPIRVYGMLDGNNETLMQDWFARGALDDPDDWLDIRGVKVFYDGSLGSRTALMAAPYSDHPERANPTERITPDAVLSLGEQSAEHKFQMAVHAIGDEGNNRTLGLYERALSTQPAHDHRWRIEHAQVVLPDFYDRLAALGGIASVQSSHAVGDSGWAEDRVGPDRIKHAYAWRRILDAGGRLALNSDLPGEPWEPMETLYFAVTRKRLDGTSADDGTADDGWYVDQALSVNEAMHAMTVENAYAAYQEDALGSLAIGNWADFVVLSDDPAAVAPDAIKDIDVTQTFVAGKPLNEFKASKE; encoded by the coding sequence ATGAATATGAAATCAACCCTGTTTAAATCAGCCTCACTCTTAGGGGCGCTATGTTTGGCTATCAGCGGATGTTCGCAAACAAAGCCCGCCAATAATGACGCTGAAACAACGGTTTATTTTAACGCTAACATTATCACACAAAACCCTGATATGCCGCGCGCGGATTATATGGCCGTCAGTCAGGGTAAAATCACGGCCATTGGCCTTGGTGATGATGTCGATATAACAGAGCCGTTGTTAGGTGCCGCAAATAGGCTGGACATGAACGGCGCAACTGTGACCCCGGGATTTATTGATAGCCATGTGCATGTAAGAGAATTAGGCCTTGATGCCGTCAAAGCGGATTTAGTCGGTGTTAAAAATGTTGAGGACATTGTTGCGCGATTAAAGGCCTATGCCCCCAACCCAACACCCGGGCAGTGGATTATTGGCCAAGGCTGGGACGAAGGGTATTTTGGTAGCGTGGGTTATCCTGACCGTGCGGCGCTTGACGCGGCCTTTCCTGATAACCCTGTAGGCCTTGAGAGTTTGCACGGCTTTGCTGGCTTTTATAACGGCGCAGCGCTGGCGGTTGCTGGCATTGACGTGAATTCACCCGACCCAGAGGTTGGCACAATATTGCGGCGCGAAAACGGCGAACCAACGGGGGTTATGCTGACATTGGCGCAAGGGCTGGTTAATCAACACAAACCAAAACGCACGCAAGCCCAATTAGAAGAGGCGATTAAAGCGGGGCTTTTGAAAATGGGCCGCGCGGGCGTGACGTCCGTGCATGAGGCCGGCATGGCCGCCGATGATGTCGACGCCTTCCTCACCTTGGCGGAACGCGGTGAATTACCCATTCGCGTTTACGGTATGTTGGACGGTAATAATGAGACCCTGATGCAAGACTGGTTTGCGCGCGGGGCATTGGACGATCCCGATGATTGGTTGGATATTCGCGGCGTGAAAGTGTTCTATGACGGCTCGCTCGGCTCTCGCACAGCGCTGATGGCCGCGCCCTATTCTGACCATCCAGAAAGAGCCAATCCGACAGAGCGCATCACACCAGACGCCGTTTTATCGCTAGGCGAACAGTCGGCAGAGCATAAGTTTCAAATGGCCGTTCACGCTATTGGAGATGAGGGCAATAACCGCACGCTAGGCCTTTATGAGCGCGCACTGTCAACACAGCCTGCCCATGATCACCGCTGGCGGATTGAGCACGCCCAGGTCGTGCTGCCCGATTTTTATGACCGCCTTGCCGCCCTTGGTGGTATCGCGTCTGTCCAGAGCAGTCACGCCGTCGGCGATAGCGGATGGGCCGAGGACCGCGTCGGCCCAGACCGTATTAAACACGCCTATGCTTGGCGGCGGATTTTAGATGCGGGTGGTCGCTTGGCGCTGAACTCTGATTTGCCGGGCGAACCGTGGGAGCCGATGGAGACGCTTTATTTTGCGGTGACGCGTAAACGTCTTGACGGCACCTCTGCCGATGACGGCACGGCGGATGACGGCTGGTACGTCGACCAAGCGCTCAGCGTTAACGAGGCCATGCACGCCATGACGGTTGAAAACGCCTATGCCGCCTATCAAGAGGACGCACTGGGCAGTCTAGCGATTGGGAATTGGGCGGATTTTGTCGTGCTATCTGATGACCCGGCGGCGGTCGCGCCTGACGCGATTAAAGACATCGACGTAACGCAAACCTTTGTCGCGGGAAAGCCGCTGAATGAATTCAAGGCGTCTAAAGAATAA